Proteins from one Niallia circulans genomic window:
- a CDS encoding CsbD family protein: MAENKHSIADKVKSGVSKVKGEVKDQIGNAKGDKSMQADGKKDKAKGKLQETTGKFKEDSDHKY; the protein is encoded by the coding sequence ATGGCAGAAAACAAACACAGTATTGCGGATAAAGTAAAAAGTGGTGTATCTAAAGTAAAAGGTGAAGTGAAAGACCAGATTGGCAACGCAAAAGGCGATAAGAGTATGCAAGCTGATGGTAAAAAGGATAAAGCAAAGGGTAAATTACAGGAAACAACAGGTAAATTCAAAGAAGATTCCGACCATAAGTATTAA
- a CDS encoding MFS transporter — protein sequence MEWKNPLLLLVGIGISNIGAWVYLIALNLLILDMTNSPLAVSILYILLPIATLCTNFWSGTFIDRFNKRKLMMFLNFIRAIFIFTLSFFESLFLIYIVVFIINIANTIFEPTSMVYMTKLVSKTHRQKFNAFRNFINSCGFILGPSIAGVLFIIGTPNLAIQINSISLIISAIVILLLPNVEIKGKDIVLQRINLTVILNDWKSIFAFSKTNIYVTLVYILFSMLTVFMTALDSLEAAFATEVLSLSNSSYGFLVSIAGGGIIAGSIVNALFANKLKLNILIGFGAFFTPIGYIIFAFSTDFIWASIGFFMLTFCLSFANIGFLTFYQNNVPVDIMGRFSSILGMLEAGFIIVFTLTIGLATKLFDIRSIYIVGSLAFFGLGFMILFIVAVKSKRHYYELV from the coding sequence ATGGAATGGAAAAACCCCCTTTTATTGTTAGTTGGAATCGGAATTTCTAATATAGGTGCATGGGTTTACTTAATTGCCTTAAACTTACTCATACTAGATATGACGAACTCACCATTGGCCGTATCAATCCTTTATATACTATTGCCTATCGCCACCTTATGTACAAACTTTTGGTCAGGAACTTTTATTGACAGATTTAATAAACGAAAGCTAATGATGTTTCTTAACTTCATTAGAGCAATATTTATCTTCACATTATCTTTTTTTGAGTCACTTTTTCTGATTTACATAGTAGTCTTTATCATTAATATAGCTAACACTATCTTTGAACCAACTTCCATGGTGTATATGACCAAGTTAGTTTCAAAAACACATAGGCAAAAATTTAATGCTTTTAGAAATTTCATTAACTCCTGTGGGTTTATACTTGGGCCTTCTATTGCGGGTGTTCTGTTTATTATTGGCACACCAAACCTTGCGATCCAAATCAATTCTATTTCATTAATCATATCCGCCATTGTCATTCTGCTTCTGCCGAATGTAGAGATTAAGGGAAAGGACATTGTCTTACAAAGGATCAATTTAACAGTAATTCTAAACGACTGGAAAAGCATATTTGCATTCAGTAAAACGAATATATATGTAACACTTGTATATATTTTGTTTAGTATGCTTACAGTGTTTATGACAGCATTGGATTCGTTAGAGGCTGCCTTTGCAACAGAAGTATTATCCTTATCTAATAGCTCCTATGGATTCCTTGTCAGTATTGCAGGCGGTGGAATTATTGCCGGTTCCATAGTAAATGCGTTATTTGCCAACAAATTAAAACTAAATATTCTAATTGGATTTGGCGCTTTTTTTACACCTATCGGCTACATCATTTTTGCGTTTTCAACTGACTTTATTTGGGCATCAATCGGCTTCTTCATGTTAACTTTTTGCCTGTCATTCGCCAATATCGGATTTTTAACCTTCTATCAAAACAACGTTCCCGTTGATATTATGGGGAGGTTCTCCAGTATATTAGGAATGCTTGAAGCTGGGTTCATAATAGTATTCACACTGACAATCGGTTTAGCTACAAAGCTGTTTGACATTCGTTCTATCTATATCGTTGGATCTCTTGCTTTCTTCGGGTTGGGGTTCATGATTCTTTTTATTGTAGCTGTTAAGTCGAAAAGACATTATTATGAACTAGTGTGA
- a CDS encoding cell wall hydrolase, producing the protein MARVAYRDADIDLMARMMRAEAEGEGNQGMLYVGNVIVNRLVADCTDFKDLRTIEQVIFQVQGGNYSFEAVQKGNVFYQRARESERRLALQNLKFWRNHPAKFALWYFNPSGDCPQTWYNQPFTGQFKQHCFYEPAAGTCASVYRG; encoded by the coding sequence ATGGCAAGAGTTGCATATAGAGATGCTGACATTGACTTAATGGCGAGAATGATGCGAGCAGAAGCTGAGGGTGAAGGAAACCAAGGGATGCTTTATGTTGGAAATGTAATTGTAAATCGTCTTGTAGCCGATTGTACAGACTTTAAAGACTTAAGAACCATCGAACAAGTCATTTTTCAAGTACAAGGGGGAAATTACTCGTTTGAAGCAGTACAAAAAGGCAATGTATTTTATCAAAGGGCAAGAGAGTCAGAAAGAAGATTAGCACTGCAAAATTTAAAATTTTGGAGAAATCATCCAGCGAAATTTGCTTTATGGTACTTTAATCCAAGTGGTGATTGTCCTCAAACATGGTACAATCAACCTTTTACTGGTCAATTTAAACAACATTGCTTTTATGAACCAGCAGCCGGAACCTGTGCAAGTGTTTATAGAGGATGA
- a CDS encoding SDR family NAD(P)-dependent oxidoreductase, producing the protein MSQNKVAIITGGGSGLGQAVALKLADSGASITVVDISEKAGKDTVSLIEEKGAKALFVQADVSKAEDVKNYVDKTVEEFGKIDMFYNNAGISGPGVKFLDNTIEQIQQVVGINLLGALYGIKYVTEVMLENGGGSIVNTSSTAGVVGQATVGTYSATKHGIVGITKTIAAEYAEQGIRCNAIAPGTIETPMVKEYRQKNPENVKAVVEAIPQKRLGEPEEVAELVTFLLGNKAKYINGTVVSIDGGFTSI; encoded by the coding sequence ATGAGTCAAAATAAAGTAGCTATTATTACAGGTGGCGGAAGCGGATTAGGTCAAGCTGTAGCATTAAAATTAGCAGATTCTGGTGCATCCATAACAGTGGTGGACATTTCCGAAAAAGCCGGAAAAGATACAGTAAGCTTAATTGAAGAAAAAGGAGCAAAAGCACTCTTTGTTCAGGCAGATGTTAGCAAGGCAGAAGATGTAAAAAATTACGTAGATAAAACAGTTGAGGAATTCGGCAAAATTGATATGTTTTACAATAATGCAGGAATTTCTGGCCCAGGTGTTAAATTCCTGGATAATACAATCGAACAAATTCAACAAGTAGTTGGGATTAATTTATTAGGTGCATTATACGGTATTAAATATGTAACAGAAGTAATGCTTGAAAACGGTGGAGGTTCCATTGTTAATACATCGTCAACTGCTGGAGTTGTAGGACAAGCTACTGTAGGTACTTATTCTGCAACAAAGCACGGCATTGTCGGCATAACGAAAACGATTGCTGCTGAATATGCAGAGCAAGGGATCCGTTGTAACGCAATCGCACCTGGAACAATCGAAACGCCGATGGTGAAAGAATATCGCCAAAAAAATCCTGAAAATGTAAAAGCGGTTGTAGAAGCTATTCCGCAAAAACGTCTTGGCGAACCGGAAGAAGTGGCAGAACTAGTTACATTCTTATTAGGTAATAAAGCGAAATATATTAACGGTACAGTAGTATCTATAGACGGCGGTTTTACATCTATCTAA
- a CDS encoding SDR family oxidoreductase gives MRIFVTGATGYIGSAVVQELIHAGHKVIGLTRSDKGAALLTEAGAEVHRGDLHDLDSLRIGVAAADGVIHLAFNHDFSDFQASLATDLTVIETIGEALKGSGKPFITTAHANGAASDNAVMALSKHGVRASVVSLAPSVHGKGDKGFVPNLINLARAKGASAFVGDGSNRWTAIHRLDAAHLYRLALEKAPAGSYIDGVADEEVPFRDIATVIGKQLNVPIASISQEEAAEHFGFLGTLAALDIPRTSTKTQELLGWQPVQPNLLLDLKQGHYFNN, from the coding sequence ATGCGTATTTTTGTAACAGGAGCAACAGGCTATATCGGTTCTGCGGTAGTGCAGGAACTCATTCATGCTGGTCATAAGGTAATTGGACTAACAAGATCAGACAAGGGAGCGGCGCTACTAACAGAGGCAGGGGCCGAAGTACATCGAGGAGATCTTCATGACCTTGACAGCCTTCGCATCGGTGTCGCTGCTGCGGATGGCGTAATCCATTTAGCGTTTAACCACGACTTTTCGGACTTTCAAGCTTCGCTCGCAACCGATTTAACTGTAATTGAGACGATAGGCGAGGCGCTTAAAGGGTCTGGCAAACCGTTTATAACGACAGCACATGCAAATGGAGCGGCTTCGGACAATGCAGTGATGGCGCTTTCGAAGCATGGCGTGCGGGCGTCGGTTGTTTCGCTTGCTCCATCCGTGCACGGCAAGGGGGATAAGGGCTTTGTGCCAAATCTGATTAATCTTGCTCGCGCGAAGGGAGCTTCTGCCTTTGTTGGCGACGGTTCCAATCGTTGGACTGCTATTCATCGACTTGATGCTGCACATCTTTACCGTCTCGCATTAGAAAAGGCACCAGCCGGTTCCTATATAGACGGAGTAGCAGATGAAGAAGTGCCGTTTCGTGATATCGCCACGGTAATCGGTAAACAACTTAATGTTCCTATCGCAAGCATTTCACAGGAGGAGGCAGCTGAACACTTTGGTTTTCTTGGCACCCTTGCTGCTCTTGATATTCCTAGAACAAGCACAAAAACTCAGGAACTCTTAGGTTGGCAGCCTGTGCAACCTAATCTACTATTAGATCTTAAACAAGGACACTACTTCAATAATTAG
- a CDS encoding MerR family transcriptional regulator — protein sequence MKIQELAKQTGLTAYTIRFYEKEGLFDTRHVRRDDNNYRNYTDEAIERLKLIKKFQGVGCSISELKEILLDVDTNTRTNEQVIEWICQKISEIERKRIEYKQMLDTLNIMLEYRLALKNDPERAHTLLKEHHFD from the coding sequence ATGAAAATTCAAGAATTAGCTAAACAGACTGGTTTGACAGCTTACACCATTCGTTTTTATGAAAAGGAAGGGTTGTTCGACACTCGACATGTCCGGCGGGATGATAATAACTATCGCAACTATACAGACGAGGCTATAGAACGTCTTAAACTCATAAAGAAGTTTCAAGGCGTGGGTTGCTCTATTTCTGAGTTAAAGGAAATCTTATTGGATGTAGATACAAATACTCGTACTAATGAGCAAGTGATAGAATGGATTTGCCAAAAGATATCTGAAATTGAACGTAAGAGAATAGAGTATAAACAAATGCTTGATACGCTTAATATCATGCTGGAATACAGATTGGCATTGAAAAATGACCCAGAAAGGGCCCATACCTTATTAAAAGAACACCATTTTGATTGA
- a CDS encoding class D sortase, whose amino-acid sequence MQAANKNRRVSKRKQWLLLSLSATVILIGVWFASSNYHPFLKGYFLYKTGQTQADVMPEKNEKETKALAAETKKQAPLYVETPKVGDYMGDLYIPKLEATLPIIHGTNEEELEKGVGHFAGSVMPGEDDNSVLSGHRDTVFRKLGEVGKGDLLTVKTVAGEFSYKVMRVRIVDKDDRTVIVPKPKATLTVTTCYPFNYIGDAPKRYILVASLVEEQLNN is encoded by the coding sequence ATGCAGGCAGCCAATAAAAATAGAAGAGTAAGTAAGCGAAAACAATGGCTTCTTCTTTCATTGTCTGCGACTGTCATCTTAATTGGAGTTTGGTTTGCCAGCTCCAATTACCATCCTTTCTTAAAAGGATATTTCCTTTATAAAACAGGACAAACACAGGCAGATGTAATGCCGGAAAAAAACGAGAAGGAAACCAAAGCTTTGGCAGCTGAGACAAAAAAACAAGCCCCTCTTTATGTTGAAACGCCAAAGGTTGGTGACTATATGGGTGATCTCTATATTCCAAAGCTTGAAGCAACTCTTCCGATTATTCACGGAACAAACGAAGAGGAGCTCGAGAAGGGTGTTGGCCATTTTGCAGGTAGTGTTATGCCTGGTGAAGACGACAATTCAGTGCTTTCGGGCCATAGGGATACTGTTTTTAGAAAGCTTGGTGAAGTCGGCAAAGGGGACCTATTGACTGTAAAGACAGTTGCTGGAGAATTTTCGTATAAAGTGATGCGCGTCAGGATAGTGGATAAAGATGATCGTACTGTTATTGTGCCGAAGCCAAAAGCAACGCTGACAGTTACAACTTGTTACCCTTTCAATTATATTGGAGATGCTCCTAAGCGCTATATACTCGTTGCTAGTTTAGTAGAAGAGCAGTTGAACAATTGA
- a CDS encoding processed acidic surface protein produces the protein MKRLLSFFTAIILALSLQPVASFAMGAGDSEFEAFLAEIGWGKQDYLDYLESKGGSLDDYDSVIYLGTPLTEESIRPLLTDYGITRVELNELLTEFGDIEKGQDVLDIEFPFFAESLYEYVGYYLEMPVDGTPINDDNLQELLDDYGFSSKAELEKYMQRFEIYLDEFVTIEDLRESVAYYVNSKADLEERTKGLFQSLPLTANEVERLLEHFKEIDSENPNLKKQLTALSDRMIEFDDFESARELTAEQIADLLDISNQLLNLLQVDANYSLMKDGATKAITIQSLMALTSTNGADLLIQLNNKKGQNLADIVLTHEMFGSKLIKELGKDLQEALQFMKDTDVTPVKTATKAVEQTVKGGKLPNTASDYVQNSIVGLMIALVGVLVFRRVWMRGL, from the coding sequence ATGAAGCGTTTACTTAGTTTCTTTACAGCTATTATATTGGCATTAAGTCTCCAGCCTGTGGCCTCGTTTGCCATGGGAGCCGGTGATTCAGAATTCGAGGCATTTCTAGCTGAAATTGGCTGGGGAAAACAAGATTATTTGGATTATTTAGAGAGTAAAGGAGGGTCTTTGGATGATTATGATTCTGTCATTTATTTAGGTACACCTTTAACAGAGGAATCTATTAGGCCACTTTTGACAGACTATGGCATAACAAGAGTTGAATTAAATGAGCTTTTAACTGAATTTGGTGATATAGAAAAGGGACAGGACGTACTTGATATAGAATTCCCCTTCTTCGCTGAAAGTCTATATGAGTATGTCGGTTACTATTTAGAAATGCCAGTTGATGGCACACCCATCAACGATGACAATCTCCAAGAACTATTGGATGATTATGGATTTTCTTCTAAAGCAGAATTAGAGAAGTACATGCAGCGGTTTGAAATTTATCTTGATGAATTTGTAACAATTGAAGACCTTCGGGAGTCTGTTGCTTATTATGTGAATAGTAAAGCAGACTTGGAGGAAAGAACCAAGGGCTTGTTTCAATCCTTGCCATTGACAGCTAACGAGGTGGAAAGGCTATTAGAACATTTTAAGGAAATAGATAGTGAAAATCCTAATCTTAAAAAACAATTAACTGCATTAAGTGACAGAATGATAGAGTTTGATGATTTCGAATCTGCGAGAGAGTTGACAGCTGAACAAATTGCAGATCTGTTGGATATTTCGAATCAATTACTGAATTTGTTACAGGTTGATGCTAACTATTCCCTTATGAAAGATGGTGCAACAAAGGCAATAACTATACAAAGCTTAATGGCGTTAACGTCAACAAATGGTGCCGACTTACTTATTCAGCTTAACAATAAAAAAGGACAAAATCTTGCGGATATCGTTCTTACTCATGAAATGTTTGGTTCTAAGCTTATTAAAGAGTTAGGTAAAGACCTGCAAGAGGCGTTACAATTTATGAAAGACACGGATGTAACACCAGTAAAAACAGCAACTAAAGCTGTGGAACAAACTGTAAAAGGCGGGAAGCTACCTAACACGGCATCAGACTATGTGCAAAACTCAATAGTTGGACTTATGATTGCGCTTGTGGGGGTACTTGTGTTCAGACGTGTTTGGATGAGAGGACTTTAA
- a CDS encoding STAS domain-containing protein → MEQHTYKAKVKSKDLTWDYKKGLLNLQGESTLLMWDTAIELFLKTIDDVSGKDASKTVYEATGYRMGHLVCSYYQESNNIEEILHDYSEIYKTAGWGNFEIIDYAKDKSKIVIQITNSWEKRIFKDSYENHVSTFIPSFWAGIFGGFVGRDMWYEVKNSEETEEGYKELIEIFPSSITPQKNIHDFARQKEQQSIQALEEKVNEHTEELSNLVKELSSPIIPILEGILVVPLIGKYSEQRASDLLEDALIEISRQKASYLLIDVTGIHNIDEFLIYGIQKLIQACRLIGAECFIVGISSNLAMKILNSNYRASDVKTFATLQQGVRYAIELSGYELVRKKS, encoded by the coding sequence ATGGAACAGCATACATATAAAGCAAAAGTAAAAAGTAAAGATTTAACCTGGGATTATAAAAAAGGATTATTAAATTTACAAGGTGAATCAACACTTTTAATGTGGGATACCGCAATTGAACTTTTCTTAAAAACAATTGATGACGTTTCTGGAAAAGATGCTTCGAAAACTGTTTATGAAGCAACCGGATATCGGATGGGTCATTTAGTATGCTCCTATTATCAAGAAAGTAACAATATTGAAGAAATTCTCCATGATTACTCAGAGATTTATAAAACAGCAGGTTGGGGGAATTTTGAGATAATAGATTATGCTAAAGATAAAAGTAAAATTGTCATTCAAATAACAAACAGCTGGGAAAAAAGAATTTTTAAAGATTCCTATGAAAATCATGTATCGACTTTTATACCGAGTTTTTGGGCGGGTATTTTCGGAGGATTTGTTGGACGCGATATGTGGTATGAAGTCAAAAATAGTGAAGAAACGGAAGAGGGATATAAGGAATTAATTGAAATTTTTCCTTCGAGTATTACTCCTCAAAAAAATATTCACGATTTTGCACGTCAAAAAGAACAACAGAGTATTCAAGCGTTGGAGGAAAAAGTAAACGAACATACGGAAGAACTATCTAATTTAGTGAAAGAATTATCATCACCTATTATACCGATTTTAGAAGGGATTCTTGTTGTTCCTTTAATCGGCAAGTACTCTGAGCAAAGAGCCTCTGATTTACTTGAAGATGCATTAATTGAGATTTCTCGACAAAAGGCAAGCTACCTTTTAATCGATGTGACGGGTATTCATAATATTGATGAGTTTTTAATTTATGGTATACAAAAATTAATCCAAGCTTGCCGCTTGATAGGGGCTGAATGTTTTATAGTTGGCATTTCCTCCAATCTAGCAATGAAAATTTTGAACTCAAACTATAGAGCTTCAGATGTCAAAACTTTCGCAACATTGCAACAAGGAGTTCGTTATGCAATTGAGTTAAGTGGATATGAATTAGTTAGAAAGAAAAGCTAA
- a CDS encoding ribonuclease E inhibitor RraB — protein sequence MFFKKRKFPRDEDGDVLHALDKYGCDFSVEQTVEFVIDVPNEISGIQVLEVLKTEGYRCELDHDEEEEMWTVYCFNDMMLTYEGIVEIQNKLRDLVHPLDGEIDGWGVGLEE from the coding sequence ATGTTCTTTAAAAAACGAAAGTTTCCAAGAGATGAAGATGGAGATGTACTGCATGCACTCGATAAATATGGCTGTGATTTTAGTGTAGAACAGACAGTGGAATTTGTTATTGATGTTCCAAATGAGATTTCTGGCATACAAGTTCTTGAAGTGTTGAAGACGGAAGGGTATCGCTGTGAATTGGATCATGATGAAGAAGAAGAAATGTGGACAGTTTACTGCTTTAATGACATGATGCTTACTTATGAAGGTATTGTTGAGATACAGAACAAACTACGGGACTTGGTTCATCCGTTAGATGGAGAAATTGACGGTTGGGGCGTTGGGCTGGAGGAATAA
- a CDS encoding GNAT family N-acetyltransferase has protein sequence MLIVCFFLSKDLTTSTPVSVRILLSLCLFAVLFVFITEDTLEQCIELYISVFNSEPWNETWTYSSAKERLTDLLHTPKFLGFLLYVKGNLIGFIAGNSKKSYAGLTFYLAELCINNRIQGKGYGTKLLLSLEEELHTKGGFPIRTRKPTFLWNKQDNII, from the coding sequence GTGTTAATTGTGTGTTTTTTTCTTAGTAAAGATTTAACTACATCTACACCTGTTAGTGTAAGAATCCTTCTAAGTCTTTGTTTATTTGCAGTCTTGTTTGTTTTTATAACAGAAGATACATTAGAGCAATGTATAGAACTTTATATTTCTGTATTTAATAGCGAGCCTTGGAATGAAACGTGGACATATTCATCAGCTAAGGAAAGACTTACTGATTTACTTCATACACCTAAGTTCCTTGGTTTTTTGCTGTATGTAAAAGGTAATCTAATAGGATTCATTGCAGGTAATAGTAAAAAATCTTATGCAGGATTAACTTTTTACTTAGCAGAACTTTGTATAAATAATCGAATTCAAGGTAAAGGTTATGGCACAAAATTACTCCTTTCTTTGGAAGAGGAATTACATACGAAAGGTGGCTTTCCAATCAGAACTAGGAAACCCACTTTCTTATGGAACAAGCAAGATAACATAATTTAA
- a CDS encoding DMT family transporter, producing the protein MKSKILFILSMIIFGTIGLVVRYIDLTASERALFSSFLGCLFLLIILVITKKKLSWSLMKANALCLFISGIALGGNWIFLYQSYDHTTIANATIGYYFAPVFVMILSPFILREKLSRKKFICIAVAIIGMFLIIGKGISTSAADDLLGLFFGVIAAVFYAALLLVNKFIKNMGRLELTIIQLGITTFMLMPYVFLTEGFNNILKITGSSIPFILMLGIINTGIGFWLFFAGMEKLSGQSIAMLSYVDPFVAIIISAIILQEQMTIIQVIGGGLLLGSTFVSEAKFIGVFKRREKGLLR; encoded by the coding sequence ATGAAATCTAAAATTTTATTTATATTATCCATGATTATTTTCGGAACAATTGGTTTAGTCGTTCGATACATTGACCTAACTGCAAGTGAAAGGGCATTATTTAGTAGTTTTTTGGGATGTTTGTTCTTACTTATTATTCTCGTAATAACAAAGAAAAAGCTATCATGGAGTTTGATGAAAGCAAATGCTTTATGTTTGTTTATTTCAGGAATTGCATTGGGAGGAAACTGGATTTTTCTTTATCAATCATATGATCATACGACCATCGCAAATGCGACTATAGGTTATTATTTTGCACCCGTATTTGTTATGATACTTTCACCATTTATCCTTCGTGAAAAACTGTCTAGAAAGAAATTTATATGTATTGCCGTAGCAATTATAGGCATGTTTTTGATTATCGGCAAAGGCATAAGCACATCAGCTGCAGATGATTTACTTGGACTTTTCTTTGGAGTTATTGCTGCTGTATTTTATGCTGCGTTATTGCTTGTTAATAAGTTTATCAAAAATATGGGGAGGTTAGAGCTGACTATTATTCAGCTAGGCATAACAACTTTCATGTTAATGCCATATGTTTTCCTGACGGAAGGATTTAATAATATTCTAAAAATAACAGGCTCATCAATACCTTTTATTCTGATGTTAGGAATTATCAATACAGGGATTGGGTTTTGGTTGTTTTTCGCTGGCATGGAAAAATTAAGCGGGCAAAGTATAGCCATGCTAAGTTACGTTGATCCTTTTGTGGCAATTATCATTTCTGCAATTATTCTTCAGGAACAAATGACTATTATTCAAGTAATTGGTGGTGGGCTTCTATTAGGGTCAACATTTGTTAGTGAGGCGAAATTTATTGGAGTTTTTAAGCGAAGAGAGAAGGGGTTGTTAAGATGA
- a CDS encoding LysR family transcriptional regulator, whose protein sequence is MNIQKYLAFVKAAEFQSFTKAADALNYTQSGISRMISDLESEWGVTLFERGRTGISLTSDGLQLFPHLKRICLEQENIIMQVEDLHNIQSGIIRIGTFSSVATHWLPIMIKAFKNDYPKIDFELLLGDYTEIENWIVEGRVDLGFLRLPTNADIETIYLEQDRLLVVIPEDHHLAKCEKFPISELANNPFMLLEKGAKAEISEIFEMHELSPQVQLTTWDDYAIMSMVENGLGISILPELILQRIPYRIIAKELEVPAFRTIGIAMRDKKSLSLASKRFLDYLSCRKQD, encoded by the coding sequence ATGAACATCCAAAAATATTTGGCATTTGTAAAAGCAGCCGAATTCCAAAGTTTCACAAAAGCTGCTGATGCATTAAATTATACACAGTCTGGCATCAGTCGAATGATTAGTGATTTAGAGTCAGAATGGGGAGTCACCTTATTTGAACGTGGTCGAACTGGTATAAGTTTGACGTCTGATGGCTTACAGTTATTTCCTCATTTAAAGCGAATCTGCCTTGAACAAGAAAATATCATAATGCAGGTAGAGGACTTACACAATATTCAATCTGGAATTATTCGGATTGGCACGTTTTCAAGTGTGGCAACCCATTGGCTTCCTATTATGATTAAAGCTTTTAAGAACGACTATCCGAAAATTGATTTTGAATTACTGTTAGGGGATTATACAGAAATAGAAAACTGGATTGTAGAAGGACGTGTTGACCTTGGATTTTTAAGACTTCCAACAAATGCGGACATTGAAACAATTTATTTGGAGCAAGATCGTTTGCTGGTGGTTATTCCTGAAGATCATCACCTTGCTAAATGCGAAAAGTTTCCAATTAGTGAATTAGCGAACAATCCATTTATGCTATTGGAAAAGGGCGCAAAAGCAGAGATTTCTGAAATATTTGAGATGCACGAGCTATCACCACAAGTCCAATTAACAACATGGGATGATTATGCCATTATGTCTATGGTCGAGAATGGATTAGGAATCTCTATTTTACCTGAATTGATATTACAGCGTATCCCTTACCGAATTATAGCCAAAGAGCTGGAAGTTCCTGCATTTCGTACTATTGGAATCGCTATGCGAGACAAAAAATCCCTGTCACTTGCCTCAAAAAGATTTTTAGATTATTTATCTTGTAGGAAACAAGATTGA
- a CDS encoding alpha/beta hydrolase: MVRISEPKSFFYKGGSKAVLLLHSFTSNTVDMKKLGSYLNRENYTCYAPLYKGHGSTAEQLMTTNPNDWWESAEEGYNFLINEGYQDIAVIGVSLGGLLALKVGQEKHVTGIVTMSVPYKTEVSSLKKRVLNYAKYVKQLQGKEKLQISEELNKLEASSTNNLSEFKEYIDLIMGNLNKMNQPISILYGLLDDPLYKDSANYIYSNISSSDKNIKGYSNSKHLMTLGPDKVVLHSDILAFLNELDW, encoded by the coding sequence ATGGTAAGAATTAGTGAACCAAAGTCTTTCTTCTATAAAGGTGGTTCAAAAGCAGTATTATTATTGCACTCTTTCACAAGTAATACGGTTGATATGAAAAAGCTTGGGAGCTACCTTAATAGAGAAAATTATACTTGTTATGCTCCTTTATATAAAGGTCATGGTTCTACAGCAGAGCAATTAATGACAACTAATCCAAATGATTGGTGGGAAAGCGCAGAAGAGGGCTACAACTTTTTAATAAATGAAGGATATCAGGATATTGCTGTTATTGGGGTGTCTTTAGGCGGGCTCTTGGCCTTAAAGGTCGGCCAAGAAAAGCATGTTACAGGTATAGTTACAATGTCTGTCCCGTATAAGACTGAGGTTAGTTCATTAAAAAAACGAGTATTAAATTATGCAAAGTATGTAAAGCAGCTGCAGGGGAAAGAGAAGCTACAAATCTCGGAGGAGTTAAATAAGTTAGAAGCAAGCTCAACTAATAACTTATCTGAATTCAAGGAATACATTGATTTGATTATGGGGAATTTGAATAAGATGAATCAGCCAATCTCTATATTGTATGGATTGTTGGATGACCCGCTATATAAAGACAGTGCTAATTATATATATTCCAATATATCCTCCTCTGATAAAAATATAAAAGGCTATTCTAATTCCAAGCATTTAATGACATTAGGGCCAGATAAGGTCGTATTACATAGTGATATCCTAGCATTCCTCAATGAATTAGACTGGTAA